The Desulfatirhabdium butyrativorans DSM 18734 genome includes a region encoding these proteins:
- a CDS encoding ParB/RepB/Spo0J family partition protein, protein MNYEKGQLYHIPLTDLQADPNQPRKYMDPQALEDLAASIQAHGVLTPILFRIEPVPEGSTPDTPPTKFIVAGERRLEAAKKAGLTEIPAILVDGNTGEIALVENLLRQDLTPVEEAEALDRLMKEQAYTQEQLGVIIGKARTTVNEILSLNRLPQEIRDECRSNPAVTRKALINISRKKQTRGMLTAWKKLKEKLVKEESGQKRQKKSKPAATPSDLKDWIDKTNERLAAIDPSAWSDAEKADFVASLTNLKKTILALVKK, encoded by the coding sequence ATGAATTACGAAAAAGGTCAGCTCTATCACATCCCCTTAACGGATTTACAGGCAGATCCCAATCAACCACGGAAATATATGGACCCTCAGGCGCTGGAGGATTTGGCCGCATCCATTCAGGCGCATGGCGTCTTGACGCCCATTCTGTTTCGAATCGAACCGGTACCGGAGGGATCTACCCCTGATACGCCGCCGACCAAATTCATTGTGGCTGGTGAGCGGCGCTTAGAGGCCGCCAAAAAAGCGGGCCTTACGGAAATTCCGGCCATTCTGGTGGACGGCAACACCGGCGAGATCGCCCTGGTGGAGAACCTGCTGCGGCAGGACCTGACACCCGTGGAGGAAGCCGAGGCGCTCGATCGGCTCATGAAAGAGCAAGCCTACACCCAGGAGCAGTTGGGGGTGATCATCGGCAAGGCCCGTACCACGGTCAACGAAATTCTTTCACTGAACCGACTGCCCCAGGAAATTCGGGATGAGTGCCGCAGTAATCCGGCGGTTACGCGAAAAGCTTTGATCAATATCTCCCGCAAGAAGCAGACGCGGGGCATGCTGACGGCCTGGAAGAAGCTCAAGGAAAAGTTGGTCAAGGAAGAAAGCGGGCAAAAGAGGCAAAAGAAATCCAAACCTGCCGCAACGCCATCGGATTTGAAAGACTGGATCGACAAAACGAACGAGAGACTTGCAGCCATCGACCCGTCGGCTTGGTCGGATGCTGAAAAGGCGGACTTTGTCGCATCCTTGACGAACTTGAAGAAAACCATTCTGGCACTGGTCAAAAAGTGA